CAATCCATAACCCGCATTGTTTACGACAACATCGATCCGTCCAAACCTGCTGATGGTTTCATCGATGGCCGTTTTGACATTGGTTTCGTTAACCAGATCCATTTGCAAAGGAAGGAAATTGGCATGGTCAGCGATTATTTTTTCCAATTCCGATCTGTTCCTTGAGGTGGCAGCGACGTTTTCACCTTTTGCCAGAAGCTGCTGTACCAATTCCAATCCCAATCCTTTTGACGCTCCGGTAATGAACCAGGTTTTAGTTTGTGTCTTCATAATAAAGTATGTTTTTAATTATGAAGCAAAGTTATGCCGGAAGCTAAGCTCAGGACTTGCCGCAATCAAACGGTAAATTGCAAAATTCAAACATTTCGGAAAGAAGAAGGTGTAAGCGTGGTTTGCTTCCTGAAAAAGTTATTGAAATGCGACGCTTCATCAAACCCCAGCGTATACCCGATTTCGGAAATATTCCAGTTGGTGTGTTTTAAAAGCGCTTTAGCTTCATTTGCAAGGCGTTCGGCAATAAGGTTTGTCGTCGTTTTTCCGGTTGTATTTTTAACGGCACGGTTCAAATGATTCACATGTATAGAAAGTTGCCCGGCAAAATCCTTTGCGGATCGCAGGCTAAAACGCTGCGAAATGCTTTCAATCGGGAATTGGCGCTCCAATAATTCCATAAAAACCGAAGTGATGCGCGAATTGGCATCGGGATGTTTGTATATCGTTTCTGTAGGTTGCCGTTTTAAAGCAAAATGCACCAATTCCATCATATATGTAGAAAGCAAATCATATTTAAAGGCATACTCTGAATCAATTTCCGACTTCATTTTCAGGAAAATAGCGGTGACCTCTGCATCTTCTTCTTCAGAAAGTGCATACGCGGGTTTGCCTGATGGGGAAAACATAGGGATGTCGGCAGGGTTTCCCTTGAACCTTTCCGTAAAAAACGACTCTGTGAAAATACAGAAATGCCCGCTGATCTCACCCGAAAGCAATTCCCAGGTGTAAGGCACATGCGGATTGTGGAAGATCAGCGTCGATCCGGAAACATCAAAGCTCTTGTCGGCATAATGATAGCGGTAATTTCCGCGGATCAGACTGATTTTGTAAAATTCGCGCCTGCTGTAGCGTACAATCATCCGCCCGTCTGAAAAACAATCTTCAGAGCGGAATACATTAAAATGCCCGAAGCCTTTGCGGTGCTGTTCGGGCATGCTTAATGTATTGTGGTAAAAATCTTCGAGTGTTACTGTTGTTTCCATCATGCGAAATTACGGAATTCAAACAATATGAAGAATGATTAAAGTAAGAAACCTCCCGAAACTTCGATACGCTGCGCATTTACCCAACGCGCCTCATCAGAGCAAAGGAAGGCAACCACACCGCCAATATCGTCAGGCAACCCGACACGGCCCAGTGCGGTCTGCGAGGCTACGAAAGCGTTCAGTTCCGCATTATCGCGAACCCTTCCGCCACCGAAATCGGTTTCAATAGCGCCCGGAGCAATCACGTTTACACGGATTTTCTTGTGGCCCAGTTCCTTCGCAAGGTATTTCGTAAGCGTTTCGATGCCGCCTTTCATGGTGGCATAAGCGGCATAACCCGGTAAGGTAAATCGCGCCAATCCTGTAGAAACGTTTACAATTCCGCCGCCATCATTCATCAGTTTTTGTGCATGCTGTGTCATGAAAAAAGTAGCTTTCAGGTGGATGCTTACCATAGAATCGAATTGCGCTTCAGTGGTTTCTGCAAAGGGAACATGAAGCCCGATGCCCGCATTATTTACCAGAAAATCGAATCCGCTTGCGGCGAATTTGTCCTTCAAAACTTTGGAAACCGATTCGAAGAAAACAGGAAATGATTTGGAATCCGCGACATTGAGCTGTAAAGCTGCCGCTTTTTGTCCCATGTTTTCGATTTCCTTAACGACTTCCAATGCTTCCGCTTCTTTGCTATTATAAGTGAGGATAATGTCGTTTCCTTTTTGGGCCAAAGCCAAAGCCATGTTTTTCCCAAGTCCGCGGCTGCCGCCGGTTACAAGTACAATTTTAGTTTGTGTCATCATCATTTGTTTTTAATTACAAGGCAAAGTTATGTTTGGATTTGCGTTGAAAAATGGTGAAGACTTCAGTTTTTTAGTTTGCGCCTACTGAGATTGGGACTGTACACTTTTTCTATACTGTAACGGTGTCATCCCACACATCCCTTTGAAGAATTTAATAAAATTCGTCGGTTCATCGTAAGCAAAGACCATCGCAATTTCAGCGATAGGCAAATGTGTTTCGCGCAGCAGCCGTTGTGCTTCATCAAGAATGCCATGTTCCATCCAGTCGCAGGGCGATTTTCCGGTGGTCAGTTTTATGGTATTGGTCAAATGGCCGGGATGGATGAACAATTTCTCCGCGAATTTTGACGAAGACATGCGGTAATTCACTTTTCCGGCAAATAGTTCAGACAAATGCGCTTCATATATTTTGATGAAGTCGGCAGTAATTTCGTCTTTTCTGGAAAGGATTTTTAATGGGATAGGCATATGTAAAGATAGTTAATTTTAATTTTTATGGCGTGCCCCTGCGGGTCGGGCGCTTCGCTTCAATCTTTTTACCTTCCGTTGCACTACAGGCAAAAAGGATTTCCGCTGCGATCCCTCACGCGGTCGGGTGTATATTTCGCGTACCAAGTCTTTATTAACGATAGTACAAATAATTTCCAATCGGCAATGTTGTCATCCTGAGGAAGGAAGTCCAGTCCATTTCACAACGTTGTCATCCTGACAAAGGAAGGATCTCAGGATTATTCGCTACGCTCATGATCCTGAAGTGGGATTGTTGCTCATCAAAAGTTGAAAAGCTGGCGCTTTTCACTTTCTTATTCAAATATTTGTTTGGAAATTGGGAACGCAGGATTACTTCGTTATCCTGGAATGGGGTAATTGCTCATCAAAAGTTGAAAAGGCAGAAAAAACCTTTTTTAATGAGCTTAGCTGCGGCTGGGGACTAGACAGGATTACTCGCTGCGCTCGTGATCCTGGAATGGGTAAGCTGCTCATCAAAAGTTGAAAAGCTATCGCTTTTCACTTTTTTGTTTTACGTCCGTTCGCTTCGAAGCAAAGCTTCGGCGCACTGTCGTAAAACAAAAAAGCTGAACTTTTACAAGTTCAGCTTTTGATGGTCGGGGTGGCAGGATTCGAACCTGCGGCCTCCTGCTCCCAAAGCAGGCGCGATAACCGGGCTACGCTACACCCCGAAGACGGTGCAAATATAGAATTAAATTTCTTTACACAAAACTTTTGCTAAAAGTATTATTAAAGGAAAAATAGCGGGATGCTCAGGTCCCGCTATTTCAATTAACTAACTCAAACAGAAACTTAAATTTATGGCGTCACAAGCCTGATTTCAACTGCCGCACCACCTCCGGGTGCAAGATTCAGGTCAAGCTTTGTGTTATGGTCAACATTTTTCCTTGATATATTTACGGGATAAGGATTGGTTTTGTAATCCGCTCCGGTGCCGTCAGTGTATAAAATTGCTTCGTATTTTTTGCCTGTATCAAGGAAATCGAGCGAAATTTGAACCAGCCTGGCTTCTTTATTAGTGACCGCACCGATATACCAGTTTTTTTCCTCCCGGTCTTTACGGGCCATGACAGCAAATTCACCTATTTTGGAATCCAACACTTTGGTGTAAGACCAATTGCAAGGCACATCCTTTATAAACTGGAATGCTGGTTTTCCGGTATAATTTTCAGGTAAGTCGGCAGCCATCTGCAAAGGGCTGAACAAGACGACATACAGTGCCAGTTGTTGTGCCAGTGTCGTTTTTACCCTGGCCCCCGAAGGTGTTTTATAATCGAAATTGAAAATTCCCGGAGTATAATCAAACGGTCCTGAAAGCATTCTTGTAAATGGCAATACAGCTGCCTGGTTGGTATCATTACCACCATCCGCAGACCAGGCGTTGTATTCCTGGCCACGTCCGCCTTCCCATGACATCAGGTTTGGGTAAGTGCGTTGCAATCCGGTGCCTTTTACGGGTTCGTGGTTGTCAATCATAATGTGGTATTTTGCAGCGGTTTCAACTACTTTCCTGTAATGCCTTACGCCATATTGGCTGTCATGCCATTCTTTTTTGTCCAGGTATTTATTTACATAACCTGTTTTGACGGTATTCACCCCCATTTTATTATACAGCCTGAAAGCGTTTTCCATCTGGCTTTCATAATGTTTTGAAGCGCCGGCAGTTTCATGATGCCCAATCAGCCTGACATTTTTTATGGCTGCATGTGCACTGATATCGGCAAGATCGAAATCCGGATAAGGTTCGGTAAAACTGAAAGCACGGCCATCCGCGGTCCAGTCGCCGTCCCAGCCTTTATTCCAGCCTTCGACAAGCACACCGTTGAATCCGTTTTCGGCAGCGAAATCGATATATTTTTTTGTGTTTTCAGTCGTGGCACCATGTTTTTCACCGGAACCCCAGGTGTATTTTTCAAGGTGCATCCCCCACCAGATCCCCATGTACTTTGAAGGCATAATCCATGAGATGTCTTTGATTTTCGAGGGTTCATTCAGATTCAGCATTAAAGTTGAAGTGACCAGTTCGCCCGGTTTTTCTCCGATGATAATGGTACGCCATGGGGTGTTAAACGGTGTTTCTGCATACACTTTTACCCCATCAGCCCACGGCACCAATTCGCTTTTGTATTGGTTTGCCGAAGATTTCAACAACGTCATGGAGGCAAAATCGGTTAAATCGGCTTCGTGTATTGCGAGATATAAATTGTCACTCATTTCAAAAGTGGCTGGTGTATTGATCGTATCGGTCCGGCTCATAGGCGTTTTGCGATAAGTGCTTTCATAATAACTGTTGTCACGGTGCACGGGGATTGACCATACCTCATTGTCATTTTCAAAAGTAAATTGTGTGACTTCATTGGAGATTTTTACTTTTCCTAAATTTGGTTGCTTCGGAAAAGAATACCTGAAGCCGATGCCGTCGTCAAAAACCCGGAAAATGATATCCAATTTGCGCTTGTCGCCGTTCGATTCCTCCAGATGTACGATCAATTCATTGTGGTTGTCACGTACTTTTTTAAACTCGCCCCACGGCTGCTCCCAGCTTTCATCGACGGAATGTTTTTCTGTGGAAACGACCTTGAAATCTTCGGTCATTTTTTTAATTCCGTCAAATTCAAATCCCATCAATGACGGCTTTATGACGGCTTTACCTCTGGTATTCAGCCAATATTGCGGCTGGCCCTTATCGCTGAGCTGGAAGGAAAGTTCGTTTTTATGATCTGGCGATTGCACAGAAATCACTTTCCTGGAACTGCAGCCCGGCATTAAAACGGCCATTATAAATAGTGCTAAAGGCTTGTATATGCTGTATTTCATTATTGTTTAGGTTAAATTATTCAATCCCATCAATCAGGGCAATCGCTTTATCGGCCTGCATGGAAACGAAATAATAGAATGACTGGTCGAGCTTTTTCTGGATTGCGGCATCGCCTTTATGGGTTTTGCGTAAATCATATAATTTGCTGATGTTGGTAAAAACATCGGCTGAAGTGATTCCCGCAAATGCTTTTATCTTTTGGAGATAACTGTAGCCGAATTCCTTTGTAGGTTCGATCATAGTGCCTTCGCCGAAATCATTCCACGTAATCAGCTGTACATAATCTACACCTGAATTCTCTGCCAATGATAGCGTGGCATCCAAAGTGGCTCCGTTATTATGATCGATTGCCCATCCCAAAGCACCGCCCGCACCACCTTCCTGGTAATAATCATGGAAACCCGGATAAGCACCGCCCATAGCAACATCGAGATCCGGAAGCCTGTTCATGTAAAAGTTGCTTAAGTGCGTATTATTCTGGTAAACCCATGCAAACTCACCTGAAGCATTATTTCCCGCTTCGCCTGATTCATTCCATAAAGTCAGGAAAGTAGGTTTTGGATTTAAATTACTGAAAGCAGTCGCCCATTGATCGGGTGTGGTTAGCGTAATCGGGCCGAAATCCATCAGCAATGGCTTATCTTTGATTTTGATGTAATTCGAATCATTGAAATAATGGCTTTGCAGCCAGTTCATGTCCGTTTTAGCTGCCGCCGTAACTGATGGTGCTTTGTCAGCATTCACAATATTGGTTAAAACCCTGTCTTCGTAAACAATCGCATATTCCAGTCCTACTTTGTCCAGCAAGGCAATAATCTGTTCCGTATTATCCTTGATGATTTTGTAATCATACAAGTCGTATGTACCATACCAGTCAATCAGGATGCCGTCGATTCCGGAGTATTTCATCATCAGCAAATGATTTTCAATCACGTCCTTATCGCCAGAATGATATGGTCCGATCATCGGATAATAATGCGATGCGATCTGCCTTTTTCCATTGGCATCAACAATGTCCGGATTTCTATTGGCCATGGTCCAGTGATAGCCCCAATTGCTGTCGGCGCTGCTTTCATTTGTTTCAAACCATGCCATATAATGCGCATATATTTTGGTATTGTTGGTTTTTGCTATGGTCACAGGTGCTAAAATTTCGAGCTCAGGCTCAGTTGAACCACCACCACTATCGCTACTGCAAGCCGTTGTAATTGTGCCGATAATCGCCAGTAAAAAGATTTTTGTTTTATTCATTATGTTGAAAATAAAAACCGGCCTCCCACGAATTGCCCGGTGTGGAAGGCCGGTAAAAGTTTAATTTGGATATCCCGGATTTTGATGCAAATTCGTATTCGTTGACAATACCGATGCAGGAATCGGGAAGATGGCTTTGTAAGGTTCGGTAGTGCCTTTTTCCCACCATGGTTGGAAGAATGTCCCGAAACGGATGTTGTCCGTACGCCTCCTGCCTTCAAAAGCAAATTCACGAAGCAATTCCTTGTTGATGAAATCGAGGTCAATTACCGCAGGCATTTCAGTGCCTGCACGCGAAGTGATCTGCTGGATGAATGGCGCTGCCAGATCGGGTGAACCCAAACGGACATAGCATTCTGCCTGCATCATCAGGATTTCAGAATAGCGGATTAATACCCAGTCATTGTCGCGTTCCCATTTATCACCGGCACGCATTTCATATTTTCCGATACGCACGC
This genomic stretch from Flavobacterium pallidum harbors:
- a CDS encoding helix-turn-helix domain-containing protein, coding for METTVTLEDFYHNTLSMPEQHRKGFGHFNVFRSEDCFSDGRMIVRYSRREFYKISLIRGNYRYHYADKSFDVSGSTLIFHNPHVPYTWELLSGEISGHFCIFTESFFTERFKGNPADIPMFSPSGKPAYALSEEEDAEVTAIFLKMKSEIDSEYAFKYDLLSTYMMELVHFALKRQPTETIYKHPDANSRITSVFMELLERQFPIESISQRFSLRSAKDFAGQLSIHVNHLNRAVKNTTGKTTTNLIAERLANEAKALLKHTNWNISEIGYTLGFDEASHFNNFFRKQTTLTPSSFRNV
- a CDS encoding SDR family NAD(P)-dependent oxidoreductase; the encoded protein is MMTQTKIVLVTGGSRGLGKNMALALAQKGNDIILTYNSKEAEALEVVKEIENMGQKAAALQLNVADSKSFPVFFESVSKVLKDKFAASGFDFLVNNAGIGLHVPFAETTEAQFDSMVSIHLKATFFMTQHAQKLMNDGGGIVNVSTGLARFTLPGYAAYATMKGGIETLTKYLAKELGHKKIRVNVIAPGAIETDFGGGRVRDNAELNAFVASQTALGRVGLPDDIGGVVAFLCSDEARWVNAQRIEVSGGFLL
- a CDS encoding helix-turn-helix domain-containing protein, whose translation is MPIPLKILSRKDEITADFIKIYEAHLSELFAGKVNYRMSSSKFAEKLFIHPGHLTNTIKLTTGKSPCDWMEHGILDEAQRLLRETHLPIAEIAMVFAYDEPTNFIKFFKGMCGMTPLQYRKSVQSQSQ
- a CDS encoding glycoside hydrolase family 97 protein → MKYSIYKPLALFIMAVLMPGCSSRKVISVQSPDHKNELSFQLSDKGQPQYWLNTRGKAVIKPSLMGFEFDGIKKMTEDFKVVSTEKHSVDESWEQPWGEFKKVRDNHNELIVHLEESNGDKRKLDIIFRVFDDGIGFRYSFPKQPNLGKVKISNEVTQFTFENDNEVWSIPVHRDNSYYESTYRKTPMSRTDTINTPATFEMSDNLYLAIHEADLTDFASMTLLKSSANQYKSELVPWADGVKVYAETPFNTPWRTIIIGEKPGELVTSTLMLNLNEPSKIKDISWIMPSKYMGIWWGMHLEKYTWGSGEKHGATTENTKKYIDFAAENGFNGVLVEGWNKGWDGDWTADGRAFSFTEPYPDFDLADISAHAAIKNVRLIGHHETAGASKHYESQMENAFRLYNKMGVNTVKTGYVNKYLDKKEWHDSQYGVRHYRKVVETAAKYHIMIDNHEPVKGTGLQRTYPNLMSWEGGRGQEYNAWSADGGNDTNQAAVLPFTRMLSGPFDYTPGIFNFDYKTPSGARVKTTLAQQLALYVVLFSPLQMAADLPENYTGKPAFQFIKDVPCNWSYTKVLDSKIGEFAVMARKDREEKNWYIGAVTNKEARLVQISLDFLDTGKKYEAILYTDGTGADYKTNPYPVNISRKNVDHNTKLDLNLAPGGGAAVEIRLVTP
- a CDS encoding glycoside hydrolase family 71/99-like protein, which encodes MNKTKIFLLAIIGTITTACSSDSGGGSTEPELEILAPVTIAKTNNTKIYAHYMAWFETNESSADSNWGYHWTMANRNPDIVDANGKRQIASHYYPMIGPYHSGDKDVIENHLLMMKYSGIDGILIDWYGTYDLYDYKIIKDNTEQIIALLDKVGLEYAIVYEDRVLTNIVNADKAPSVTAAAKTDMNWLQSHYFNDSNYIKIKDKPLLMDFGPITLTTPDQWATAFSNLNPKPTFLTLWNESGEAGNNASGEFAWVYQNNTHLSNFYMNRLPDLDVAMGGAYPGFHDYYQEGGAGGALGWAIDHNNGATLDATLSLAENSGVDYVQLITWNDFGEGTMIEPTKEFGYSYLQKIKAFAGITSADVFTNISKLYDLRKTHKGDAAIQKKLDQSFYYFVSMQADKAIALIDGIE